A genomic stretch from Scatophagus argus isolate fScaArg1 chromosome 19, fScaArg1.pri, whole genome shotgun sequence includes:
- the rmdn3 gene encoding regulator of microtubule dynamics protein 3 isoform X1, whose product MNTPLGRNGLIGLAVGATAGLGLIAFIIYREISRRNSRRMVLEARPTPRLFDDADGAGLLRETLDAQELEAQQQALAAVEAVVQGLSPEQQMELRNQLDQVLNCVASLRSEVAELRGGLQDIALQIIQDVKKGVEDSQRVRRRRHVVHRERTDSTSSSSIYFTASQGMASTYEETSEGGYSTAYAESDYTDRDTDREEGEREPEQESEEEEDRSCATVLTLRQEDSQEEEMEERGLEEEEEDEKEEDEGRLQLLTDVPSGELALLLAQSDILHTGDASLKAEGFRLLLDNRAENGDNREFLWRLARAYSDMYESTEDRQQKKTYAQQGREEAELALKKNGLNAECHKWFAVLTGLTSQHDSMHSKLKSSHILKEHLDRAMALRDDDPMCFYLLGRWCYEVATLDWLEKKAAAALYQSPPTSTLHDALENFLKAEELSPGFSKTLRLYIAKCHKELGNISEATNWTELALKMRPDNDDEETSKLEAQLQVLTVRKV is encoded by the exons ATGAACACGCCGCTCGGAAGGAACGGGTTAATCGGGCTTGCTGTCGGAGCTACAGCTGGCTTGGGCTTGATTGCCTTCATAATTTACAGAGAGATCAGCAGGAGAAATTCCAGGAGAATGGTGCTGGAGGCCCGGCCAACTCCCCGCCTGTTCGACGATGCGGATGGAGCTGGGCTGCTGCGGGAGACTCTGGATGCTCAGG AGCTGGAGGCCCAGCAGCAGGCTCTGGCAGCAGTGGAGGCAGTGGTGCAGGGCCTGTCCCCCGAGCAGCAGATGGAGCTCAGGAACCAGCTGGATCAGGTGCTGAACTGCGTGGCCTCGCTGCGCTCTGAGGTGGCAGAGCTGAGGGGTGGCCTGCAGGACATTGCCCTGCAGATTATCCAGGATGTCAA AAAGGGAGTAGAGGACAGTCAGCGGGTACGTCGGCGACGCCATGTTGTCCACAGGGAGCGCACCGACTCCACCAGCTCCAGCTCCATCTACTTCACTGCCAGCCAGGGCATGGCCAGCACTTATGAAGAGACCAGTGAAGGAGG GTACTCAACGGCCTATGCTGAATCCGACTACACAGATcgtgacacagacagagaagagggtGAACGGGAGCCTGAACAGgagtcagaggaagaggaggacaggagcTGTGCCACTGTCCTCACCCTACGCCAGGAAGACTCCCAggaagaagagatggaggagagggggctggaggaggaggaggaggatgaaaaggaggaagatgaggggAGGCTGCAGCTGTTGACTGATGTCCCCAGCGGAGAGTTGGCTCTCCTCCTGGCTCAGAGTGACATCCTCCACACAGGAGACGCCAGTTTAAAGGCAGAAGGCTTTCGCCTGCTGCTGGACAACAGAGCAGAG AACGGAGACAACAGGGAGTTTCTTTGGCGACTGGCTCGAGCTTATAGTGACATGTATGAGTCCACTGAAGACAGGCAACAGAAGAAGACCTATGCACAACAAG GTCGAGAGGAGGCAGAATTGGCCTTAAAGAAGAATGGCCTAAATGCTGAGTGTCACAAATG GTTTGCTGTCCTGACGGGTCTTACCTCCCAACATGACAGCATGCACAGCAAACTGAAGAGTAGCCACATATTAAAG GAGCATCTGGACCGTGCCATGGCCCTCAGAGATGACGATCCCATGTGTTTCTACCTGCTAGGCAGATGGTGCTACGAG GTAGCCACTCTGGACTGGTTGGAGAAGAAGGCAGCTGCTGCCCTCTACCAGAGCCCTCCCACCTCCACGCTGCATGATGCCCTCGAGAACTTCCTCAAG GCAGAGGAGCTCAGTCCAGGTTTCTCCAAGACATTGAGGCTATACATCGCAAAG TGCCACAAGGAGCTGGGGAACATCTCAGAGGCCACAAACTGGACTGAGCTGGCTCTGAAGATGCGCCCAGATAATGAT gATGAGGAAACATCTAAACTGGAGGCTCAGCTTCAAGTCTTAACTGTCAGGAAAGTctga
- the rmdn3 gene encoding regulator of microtubule dynamics protein 3 isoform X2, whose product MSLASRDSLQAVVVNGMVMWLLEISRRNSRRMVLEARPTPRLFDDADGAGLLRETLDAQELEAQQQALAAVEAVVQGLSPEQQMELRNQLDQVLNCVASLRSEVAELRGGLQDIALQIIQDVKKGVEDSQRVRRRRHVVHRERTDSTSSSSIYFTASQGMASTYEETSEGGYSTAYAESDYTDRDTDREEGEREPEQESEEEEDRSCATVLTLRQEDSQEEEMEERGLEEEEEDEKEEDEGRLQLLTDVPSGELALLLAQSDILHTGDASLKAEGFRLLLDNRAENGDNREFLWRLARAYSDMYESTEDRQQKKTYAQQGREEAELALKKNGLNAECHKWFAVLTGLTSQHDSMHSKLKSSHILKEHLDRAMALRDDDPMCFYLLGRWCYEVATLDWLEKKAAAALYQSPPTSTLHDALENFLKAEELSPGFSKTLRLYIAKCHKELGNISEATNWTELALKMRPDNDDEETSKLEAQLQVLTVRKV is encoded by the exons ATGTCCTTGGCATCCCGAGATTCATTACAGGCTGTCGTGGTTAATGGCATGGTAATGTGGCTTTT AGAGATCAGCAGGAGAAATTCCAGGAGAATGGTGCTGGAGGCCCGGCCAACTCCCCGCCTGTTCGACGATGCGGATGGAGCTGGGCTGCTGCGGGAGACTCTGGATGCTCAGG AGCTGGAGGCCCAGCAGCAGGCTCTGGCAGCAGTGGAGGCAGTGGTGCAGGGCCTGTCCCCCGAGCAGCAGATGGAGCTCAGGAACCAGCTGGATCAGGTGCTGAACTGCGTGGCCTCGCTGCGCTCTGAGGTGGCAGAGCTGAGGGGTGGCCTGCAGGACATTGCCCTGCAGATTATCCAGGATGTCAA AAAGGGAGTAGAGGACAGTCAGCGGGTACGTCGGCGACGCCATGTTGTCCACAGGGAGCGCACCGACTCCACCAGCTCCAGCTCCATCTACTTCACTGCCAGCCAGGGCATGGCCAGCACTTATGAAGAGACCAGTGAAGGAGG GTACTCAACGGCCTATGCTGAATCCGACTACACAGATcgtgacacagacagagaagagggtGAACGGGAGCCTGAACAGgagtcagaggaagaggaggacaggagcTGTGCCACTGTCCTCACCCTACGCCAGGAAGACTCCCAggaagaagagatggaggagagggggctggaggaggaggaggaggatgaaaaggaggaagatgaggggAGGCTGCAGCTGTTGACTGATGTCCCCAGCGGAGAGTTGGCTCTCCTCCTGGCTCAGAGTGACATCCTCCACACAGGAGACGCCAGTTTAAAGGCAGAAGGCTTTCGCCTGCTGCTGGACAACAGAGCAGAG AACGGAGACAACAGGGAGTTTCTTTGGCGACTGGCTCGAGCTTATAGTGACATGTATGAGTCCACTGAAGACAGGCAACAGAAGAAGACCTATGCACAACAAG GTCGAGAGGAGGCAGAATTGGCCTTAAAGAAGAATGGCCTAAATGCTGAGTGTCACAAATG GTTTGCTGTCCTGACGGGTCTTACCTCCCAACATGACAGCATGCACAGCAAACTGAAGAGTAGCCACATATTAAAG GAGCATCTGGACCGTGCCATGGCCCTCAGAGATGACGATCCCATGTGTTTCTACCTGCTAGGCAGATGGTGCTACGAG GTAGCCACTCTGGACTGGTTGGAGAAGAAGGCAGCTGCTGCCCTCTACCAGAGCCCTCCCACCTCCACGCTGCATGATGCCCTCGAGAACTTCCTCAAG GCAGAGGAGCTCAGTCCAGGTTTCTCCAAGACATTGAGGCTATACATCGCAAAG TGCCACAAGGAGCTGGGGAACATCTCAGAGGCCACAAACTGGACTGAGCTGGCTCTGAAGATGCGCCCAGATAATGAT gATGAGGAAACATCTAAACTGGAGGCTCAGCTTCAAGTCTTAACTGTCAGGAAAGTctga
- the rad51 gene encoding DNA repair protein RAD51 homolog 1 — MAMGTEARVQAEVEEEENFGPQPLCRLEQCGISASDIKKLEDAGFHTIEAVAYAPKKELLNIKGISEAKADKVLTEAAKLVPMGFTTATEFHQRRAEIIQISTGSKELDKLLQGGIETGSITEMFGEFRTGKTQLCHTLAVTCQLPIDQGGGEGKAMYIDTEGTFRPERLLAVADRYGLVGSDVLDNVAYARAFNTDHQTQLLYQASAMMAESRYALLIVDSATALYRTDYSGRGELSARQGHLGRFLRMLLRLADEFGVAVVITNQVVAQVDGAAMFSADPKKPIGGNILAHASTTRLYLRKGRGETRICKIYDSPCLPEAEAMFAINADGVGDAKD; from the exons ATGGCTATGGGGACTGAGGCCAGGGTgcaggcagaggtggaggaggaggaaaacttTGGGCCACAGCCTCTGTGCAGACTGGAG CAATGTGGGATCAGTGCCAGTGACATCAAGAAGCTGGAAGACGCGGGTTTCCACACCATTGAGGCAGTGGCCTACGCACCCAAGAAGGAGCTGCTCAACATCAAGGGCATCAGCGAGGCCAAAGCCGACAAAGTTCTA ACTGAAGCTGCCAAACTTGTGCCCATGGGTTTCACCACAGCTACTGAGTTCCaccagaggagagcagagatcATCCAGATCTCTACAGGCTCCAAGGAGCTCGACAAACTCCTGCAGG GTGGGATTGAGACAGGTTCCATCACAGAGATGTTTGGAGAATTTCGAACTGGGAAGACCCAGCTGTGCCACACACTTGCTGTCACTTGTCAG CTGCCCATTGATCAGGGGGGTGGGGAAGGTAAAGCCATGTACATTGACACAGAGGGAACCTTCAGACCAGAGAGACTGCTTGCTGTCGCTGACAG GTATGGACTGGTAGGCAGTGATGTTCTGGACAATGTGGCCTATGCCCGGGCCTTCAACACAGACCATCAGACCCAGCTGCTATACCAAGCCTCTGCCATGATGGCTGAGTCCAG GTATGCTCTGCTGATAGTGGACAGTGCCACAGCTCTGTACAGAACAGATTACTCAGGCAGAGGTGAGCTGTCAGCCAGACAGGGACACCTGGGACGCTTTCTCCGCATGCTGCTCAGGCTGGCAGATGAG TTTGGTGTCGCTGTGGTGATAACCAACCAGGTGGTAGCACAGGTAGATGGGGCTGCTATGTTTTCTGCAGATCCCAAGAAACCAATCGGGGGCAACATTCTGGCCCACGCCTCCACCACACG TCTGTACCTGAggaaaggcagaggagagacGAGGATCTGTAAAATCTACGACTCGCCCTGTCTGCCAGAGGCTGAAGCCATGTTTGCCATTAATGCTGATGGAGTGGGCGATGCCAAGGACTGA